In Chrysoperla carnea chromosome 2, inChrCarn1.1, whole genome shotgun sequence, the following proteins share a genomic window:
- the LOC123293756 gene encoding trypsin-1-like, whose protein sequence is MKSVLNICVYFVLTWIAAGKSITPNFATRIAGGENVTIEEFPYHVSVEYRGRNLCGGSLIGDTVVLTVAHCVSTASPEIIKVRAGTDKREKGGVVVNVKEIHLHENFSRSGVDLSYDAALLELSEPLSLSDKINTVELIEENESLEVGTKGIVAGFGRTKAGGRYPSNLMKAELSTVDRKECRDKYDENELPVTDTMFCTSTAEGKDACQGDDGGAFLVDSKQFGIISWGWGCAREGYYEVYTSIPAIRAWINSKVNI, encoded by the exons ATGAAGAGCGTCTTGAATATCTGCGTTTATTTCGTTCTAACATGGATAGCAG ctgGTAAAAGTATAACACCTAATTTTGCAACAAGAATTGCTGGTGGTGAAAATGTCACCATCGAAGAATTTCCATATCACGTATCTGTAGAGTATCGTGGCAGGAACTTGTGCGGAGGTTCACTCATAGGTGATACAGTAGTTTTAACAGTCGCGCATTGTGTAAGTACAGCTTCACCAGAAATTATAAAAGTTCGCGCAGGTACAGACAAAAGAGAGAAAGGTGGAGTTGTCGTAAATGTCAAAGAAATACATTTACACGAGAATTTTTCTCGTTCAGGAGTCGATCTGAGTTATGATGCTGCTTTATTAGAG ctTAGCGAACCATTATCACTATCAGATAAAATTAATACGGTTGAACTTATAGAAGAAAATGAGTCCCTGGAAGTGGGTACAAAAGGAATTGTAGCAGGATTTGGTCGCACAAag gcaGGCGGACGTTATCCCAGTAACCTGATGAAGGCTGAATTGTCAACTGTCGATCGCAAAGAATGTCGAGATAAATATGACGAAAATGAACTGCCAGTTACTGATACTATGTTTTGTACCAGTACAGCTGAGGGTAAAGATGCGTGTCAAGGTGATGATGGTGGTGCTTTTCTAGTTGATAGTAAACAATTTGGAATTATTTCATGGGGTTGGGGATGTGCTAGAGAGGGCTATTATGAAGTATACACAAGTATTCCCGCAATTCGTGCATGGATTAattcaaaagtaaatatttaa